ATGTCTGTATGTTGTCTAGATTGGTCattcttaatgttttaatATGGAAGAATGTCATTAAAATCATAACCTAATTCTGTGATTAGATGTACGCTCTCCATCTTGGGATCTGTAAGTGTAGCCAACATGCCTAGCCTAGGTAATATATTTGATTTCCCATTTGCACGGAAAGAGCTTGTGGGACTACATGTATATAGATGTGGTATGTTGTTACAGCCAAAAGAAGCCAAACAAAGTTGTAAGTGTTAATATGAAGTGACCATTGACATTGTACGCTCcctgctttaaaaaaaatggcatTTCTTATATGTTGTGGTAAAACTCCCTGGTtatatttgagttttttttttttgctgataTCCTTCAATGCCACATGATCTAACTTGCTAAAGCTTCTTATATCCAGCTTTCAATGCCAATCAATGTAAGTTTGGTGCTTTACTATTATATTAGAGAACAGTTCTTAAAAGTCTTTGAGGCATTCAGaggtttttgaatttgaatttggttgcaAGTTATATTCTCCTAGTTCTGCAAAAATCTGACCTAAGTTCAGAGAACTTATTTGGACAGCTTCGACCAATTTAATGTTAGGCATCCGGTATGTTAACTGTTCATGTTGGATACACTTTTAGTATTTGGCATGCAAGTGTTATGTGTTATATGCGTATATGTATTTAGTACTTTGTGTTCTTTCTTGGTCAATATTTAACATACGTGGCCATTTATATCTGGAATCTGATTTTCGCTCGTATCCACGTGTTTCATCCTAGGGACCTCAATTTAATATAATTGACAGAGATGCAGGTTTTCGATCTGTAACATTTAAATACATTCTGACTGCTTATACGTAATAAGAAAGTTCTGATGGGGAGAATCAATGATCAGtttattacaataattatatGCAACTATTTTAATGTCCTTAAATTTATGTGAGTTTATTTAACATGCTTGCCTTACAGGTCTTCTCCTTTGGCTCAGTCCCACTAAAGACCTATCTTCCTGATGGAGATATTGATTTGACTGCCATCTGCCATCAAAACGCGGAGGAGGAATTAGCTATAGCTGTCTGCGGTGTCCTTGAAAGTCAACCGAAGGACTCCTTGTTTCAGTTTAAAGATGTCCGTTATGTTCGGGCACAGGTTGagattttttaactttttttgtcGTTTGCAATAATTGCTATGCTTATTTTCTATAATCTTGCTTGTCCTTTCAAGGACTAGTTTGCAAGATGGTTGCTGTtttgtgtgaatttttttgttgggatttGTATTATCCATCATTGTTTAATTAGTTCTATATTTATTCACACAGAAATTATTTCAATGTATTTGTGCTAGTTGAAGGGAAGCGTTTTCACTGCCTtagttgcttctttttttttaaccaaTCATGTTGCATAAAGGAAGTATTATcatttcttaattctaaaaaggGGGCCCACTGTATCtcctttatcttcttttttttttggattttgggtgGTAGGTTAAGGTCGTAAAGTTCACAGTGAATAACATAGCAGCGGACATCTCCTTCAATCAAATGGCTGGGCTCTGTACGCTGTGCTTTCTGGAGCAGGTTAAATCTTAACCCTATATATAATATCAAGCTCCgtttaatttaaacaaaaaacagcTTAGAGTAGTAACCAGAGTAATCCTTCAGCTGGCTTGAATTTTTCCGTAAAAGCTTTGTAGTTTCACACTATTAATTGCAAATACAAACTTAAATGCACTTGCAATTTCTACATTTCATTACATCAGAATTTCTTCTATATATGCTACCTGCTCCACTTCTACTTTCTATTCTGATCTATTGGCAGTCTTGGAGTTGGTTTATCCCCAATTTGTCGTTATCTATGTTTAGCTCTTGATTCACATAAATAGACAATTTTGTTATGGTTAAGTAAATGTAGTCAGCTCTTTCtgtcctttctttttttgcagTTTTAGAGCATTATTGTTCCACATGCAAACCTCTTAGATTTTCTGGGGACAGTGGTaaaccaataatttttttacataaTATCAGTACGGGAGATCTTGAGTTTGAGGCCCTACAGCTACAACCTTCCAATTTAATGTTGAATTCTGTGTTGGGCTCTTCAGTAGCTGGAGAGACTCATCCTATCATCTTAAGTTTTTTGGAGCAGTTGTAAACCAACAAAATATattaactctctctctctctctctctctctctctctctctctctctctctctctctctctctctctctcacatttaaaaatttaatgcGTGTGACTATTTTTTTCAACTGACATGCCCTTATTCAGGTTGACCAACAGATCGGAAAAGACcatctttttaaaaagagtATAATCTTAATCAAAGCTTGGTGCTACTATGAGAGCCGGATTCTTGGATCCCATTATGGTTTGATTTCAACATATGCACTAGAAACGTTGGTGTTGTTTGTCATCAATCTGTTTCATGCATCACTTCGTGGTCCTTTAGaggtgtttgttttgttttcttgtttaattTCAGTTCGGTAGTCATTTGCATCTGTAAGCACTCAAATGCGTCTTTGAAATTCTATCAACAGGTCCTGCAGAGATTTTTGGAATACTATAGCACATTTGATTGGGACAATTATTGTATCAGTATAAATGGTCCAGTTGCGATATGTTCCCTTCCGGAAATCATAGGTAAGCTATGATCAATAATGTGAATGTGTAACTGATCTGTTTACACATTTAATGAGGATCCTTTATCTGTATTATTTGCTATAGTGGCACCCCAAATTGAGGCAGACGAATTACTGCTCAGTGAGGAGTTTGTGAGAAGCTCTAGAGATGTTTTTTCAGATCCAATAAGGGCAGACGAAGCTACAGTTCATGAATTCCCAACTAAGCACCTCAACATAGTGGATCCTCTAAAAGACAACAACAATCTGGGCCGTAGTGTTAGTAAAGGTATTCGACCACTTACCTGCTGGTtcagttttctttctctttaagGAAATATGCACTAAATTGTGTTGCTCCTAGAAGGACTCCACAGAGGGAAAATCTTTTCTTCCTCTGTCGTCAAAGTTACTTTGATTAATTGAAGCAGAATATAAATGAATAATAAAGAAGCCAGACCAATTGGTTTGTATTATGAAAGGATGCTCAAGGAGTAGAGATTTGATTAGATCATACTGTTAACAATTTTATGGGTGAAGCTGTTGTTTAAGAGTTGAACCTATGCCCTAGTGCTTGTCAGTCCTCCACTCCCACCATTGCACCAAACCATGGCCCTTATGCTGAGAAGGTTTGTACAATAGACTAGTGATAGACACCTTGATTGTTCACAACACTGTCCTTCAATAATTATACCACGCTCTTAGAGGATTATTCTATTTAGAAAGAATTAAGATGATTGTGTTTTCTTAACAAGGTATGTTTTATAACGTATATTTGGTATCTTTTTAATCTTCTATATCCATTTAGATTACACTTTATTAAAATTCTCTTATTCAAGTTGCATgcttttcattctttcttataattttatttttacctgTTCTGTATGTTCATTAACTGATCATGATGCACCTTGTAATCCTCTCCAGGAAACTTCTATCGTATAAAATCTGCTCTTTCCTTAGGAGCTCAAAATCTTAGAGAGATATTAAAGCTACCGGGTGAAAGCATGGGTGCAGAACTTGAAAAATTCTTCGTGACCACTATAGATAGGAATGGGAGAGGAGAAAGGCCAGATGTGAATGCTCCTGTCTGTGCATTTGGTATTGGAAGATCTGAAGAATCTGACCTCTGGGGGGAGTATGACAGTTATTATAGTAGCATGTTGTATGGACAGGCATTTCATCGTTCTACACACCACAGTGCTCCACCTTCTGGAGTCTGTAATAAGACCACATGGAATGCCCTGGCTTGGTCAGCGCAGCTCAACTGGaatgaattttgtgaaagggcaaCAAAAGTATATGCAAGACTGCCACTCCGGCATCCTAGTGCATCCCATCTATCTGCTGCTACTATTGGTGTTGGGATAACAAGGAAATCACAAGGAACGGGCACATTTATACCTGACGTGGTATGTCGAATTTAACTCTTACCGTTTATtcaattttaagttttaattattgttggtttcttcttccttttctttgggTGACTGGATTTGTCATCCCAAAACTAAATACTTTGGGCATTGCAGACCCAAAATTATTCCAGATATGTGCGTCCAAGGATGAGGAGGGGACGGATTCGAGAGTCTAGCAGGCACGATGCGATGATGAAATCACCTCAAAACAGTGGCCAAGTTGAGGCTTCCACAGAAACACACACAAGTGAAAATGATAGCCGCTTCAATCTTTCACCTGAAGAATTCCCACTTCTTCCTGGCACTGAAAGTGGATCACCAGAGGTCCATCAATCTGGTCAGCTCATCTTGGCGTCTCCTCCAGCCAAGGAACCCTCTCACAAGTTGGGGAGTTCTGGGCATTCACCATCACTATCAGGAATGCCTTCACCTGTAGCGAGCCAGCAGGCAAATACTCATGTTTCATACGCTCTGTACATTATGAAGAAGCAACAAGAATTATCAGAGGTCGATGAAGAGACGTAGGGCCATTTTTGACCTGTGAAAGTTTCGTACCATAATTTAAAAACTACCGCCTGACCTACCCCTTACTTTTAAATGGTTTAACACTGCAGGATTCGCATGCAGCAATTCAAACTGGACGATGATGAGGACTTTCCCCCCTTGAATCTGTGAGTGGATTTGCCATGGCGTTCAAGTCTCAGTTACATTCTAAGTTCCCAGTAGAGTTTCTAACTCTTTAAACTTGTGTGTGAATGGAGGAGGGGGCCTTCATAGCTTTTGCCTATTCTCCAGGACGATATTTATGTAATATATGTTAGTCGTTAATGAAATGTTTTCATGTAAAAGTTCgaaagaaatatttaaaagcgAAAAAAAACCCTCTGTAAGTAGGGGCATTTTGTAATCCTCCTCATTATTTCAACTGATGGTCATTCCAAATAAGTATATCGTAATATATACAATGCAACATGAACACCGAGACTAACATCCAAATACTTTCTTATGAACAAATACATAACAGATGGCACTAAGATGGCTTCCAAGTTCTGGTAAAAGTTTATGGATTACAGCCATGAACTCTTGCAGAGAATCATCGCGGTGCACTAATAGTTGGACATCACCTCTTGTTGAAAGGGTGCTTTTTAAGTAAAGGCTAAGCTATATTTCTGAGCGGGAGTCTGGGGAGTAAAAATGTACATCCGGCAGTCATGAGCATCAACTCGAGCACCGAACGACGATACAGTATCAACTGCTACTTCTTTGTGCTACAAGAAATTAGAATACCATGTCAgcataaaaccaaaaaaaatgaagccaACTAAATTCTAAACCCAAGCTATCATTACAGCCTTGTTCCCACTCAAAACTCTTGTTAGATGTCCATGTAGGTCAGTTTGCTCACCTCCCACAAATCTCTTATGGAGACGCTAATGCTGGATTGGAGTCCAAGTGCTTCCCAAGTAACTGTTATAGTCTTTGCTTTTGAGCACCGATTCCAAAGAGCAACGGTCAGCCGATGTCCGGATAGAGGACCTGCCCAGACCTGGAAAACAGAATCATAATTAAACACCAAAGTGTAACAAATAGTACATATGCAACTAGGCTTATTTTAAAGATCCAAATGCGAAGGGAGATGTATTCTGCCAGAATACCATATGTCACCACATGAATACTATGTTTTATTTGTGATTTCATCTCAACCCGATATACTACTTTTCTATGTTTCCAGTACGCAATTGTGCCACTTTCTAGACAGCCCAAGCAGGGGGACGAGATGACTGTACACTCAGAAAAGTTACGGGGAAGGGGAAGAGAAAATCCCTTGCTGATAAaggcccccccccccccccacatATGTCGGTGGGGAGCTTGGAAAAGTCATTTGACCTAAACTCTCTTCAATTAGTCATTTTTATGGTTGCAGCATCACTTTAAAATGCTATTGAGGATGCAAGACAAAAGACCTGATAGCAACCATCTGTTCCAGAAACACTAACTTTCCTTCCCTGAACTCCAAGTGGatctgcaaaaacaaaataaataagtcCTCTCTCATTTACTTTCATAACTTCATAGTTTGAAAAGTTTGTGACATACAAGGGTATCTATGAATGAGAAATGAAGGATATGGAAAAATCATACTTCAGACCAATTagacacacatacacacacacacacacaccacaCCATGATGCATTGAGTGAGAGTGTGAGTGTGAGAGCGAGAGACAGGAAAAGCAACTACTCTCACCTTGGTTTACAGCAATAACCTCCTCGTTGCTTAGAATCTCGAATGTTTCTGCAGTCATGTTTCTTACATCGCAACCAACCAAAAGAGGGGCCTGGATATTTGAACACCCAATTTTCAGTATGTGAAGAACTTGAAAGTATATCAAAATGAGCTAAgcacaaaaaatttcatatgcAACACGTCGTATGCTGCCTCTTGTGCAAGCTAGAATTAAACTATTCGTTGTTCACATGGACTGAACAACCAATAAAAGCCATTACAAAAATTCTGCTTAATAGGACTGGACAGCATAGTGGGAAACTAATTTTTGAATATGAAATATAgcagaacaaagaaaacaagcaGTTTCCACGAACTACTCATATAAGATTGCCTTTCTTGACAGAACTCGACAAGACAACAACTAAATCTGAATTACTGGGATGGCTATGCAACTAGGACAAAAGAAACAGAAGTTGAAGGACCTTCATCAAAGCCCAGATGCTAAAATGAGCACGGTACTCCTGATAACTCATGCCTCCATTGCCAACTTCCAACATATCAGGATCTGCCCGAAAGAATAAGATGGAGAGTAAGAATAGTATATCGCAGTTGGAGTACTGACACCCAACATATCATGCCTtcaaaatctgtttcaaaaaGCTCATGTCTGTACCATTCCATCCACCAGGTCCTGCATACGCCGCCCACTTGTCATTCAAATCAGCAATTGTTGTCATGCTTCATAACAGAATTACAGCCAACTTTATCAGTACGACCATCGACGATTTATTCAAGAAATAGAAACAAGAACTTTTATTAACAGTCCAGGATCATGCAAATAAGATCTTGCAACCAAATGATGACAGCGAGAAACAATGATTGGCAACAAATGTTGGACATTCTTGTCCAATTACTGATATAAATCCACTAATGAGCACCATAAACTTGGAAGTAATGAAGCTCTTGAAACCTTTAAAAGGGTCCTCTGAGGGGAAAGCATTTACCACAAACCATTTCGAGGGTTTTCTACAAATTATGGTTTCAATGCGCGCATGTAGAGCTAGGATATAACCCAAGAGACCATCAAGTTATTGTCCACATAAGTTAATGGAGAAAGAGTTATAACCTTGCCCAAGAATCATTGATATCATCAGTTGTACGCCAACTATTTCCAAGCTTGCCCGCCCATAAAGCTGGGTCGTCAACACCCCTGTCAAGTAAAGAATTTCTGAATTAGGATTTCTATCAAGTTAATTGTGAATTAATCCAAATATTATAGTGCATAGATCAATAAACTGGATTACCATTCACAGATTGAATAGAAAATTGTGCGTCCAGATGCATTTAGGGCCTCGCGCATTGGGGGGTATCTGGAAAGTATGAAACCACATCAAATCAATTTATAGCTACTCAATGTGATTCCTTCAATATTAAAAAGAGATCAAGAAGAGCTAATACCGTTCTTTTGGCGGGATGCCCAGATTGTAACAGTTGTCATATTTCAAATAGTCCACATCCTGAAAATACAACATTACTCCTTAATTATTAGTAATAtccaaagaaaatgaatgcTTATAATGCTAGAAGAATTCTCAGCAGAACTTATGCATTCCAAACTCTGATCGCAAACAAATTGTTTACTAATAAGGGGACACGGGGGAAGATTAAATACTGTCAAATATTCAGGCAACTCGATTTTGTTTGCAAACatcaataaagaaaatgtcTATTAACATTGTGAGTGGTTATAAGAAGGCTTTAATTTTTAGTAGTATTGACCCCATTACTTGCATTGAGGTGAGTCTGTTCTAaatgagtttgagttttcactaACAAAAGGTAgcaatataaatttataaaatgcaGAAGCAGTGTACAAGGGTGTCAAATGCCCGCCAAGTCAAAGATGTACTTTGAACAAACATCCAATAGAGGAAACATAAACTAACCCAAGAAGCAAACAGCTTTGCATCATCATTTTCATGATAAAGTGATCCTGGTCGAACTTGACACGTAAAAACCCTACAAATAGAATGGTGATGAATACTGAGAGGTTGTAATGAGTATAGCACACTAGATACTCAagtaaaaatacataaaaatttcaacttacCCAGCATCAGAATAAATTCCAAGCTTGAGTCCTTTTCTGTGTAAATACTCGGCAAGAGCTTTAATTCCTGACGGAAATGTTTTAGGATCAGGGACCAGTTGACCCTGCTCAACCAAACAACTTTAAggaatcaaaattcaaatatacaTCAATTGCTCAATTTTACAAGTTTTCCCATGCAAAAAACTTTTATAGAAAACTTTGCATATATTCATCTATGCTAATCCTCTATGTGCATAGACACATAGAGGACAGACGAGTTATAACTACTAGACTGAGATATAATTCTGAGAAGTTGCATTTGAATCATTAATGCcaaattttcttcatataaGATGAAGATGGTGCTCCTCACAGaccacaaaatcaaaaattgctGATACAAGTTATAGAGACGGTGAACTATATTTTGGTTGAAGTAATGGAATTCAACTGACCTCCGAATTTCGTGTTTGACACCAGCAATCATCTGCAGTCAATGACATTGAATAACATCATAAACATAAGCATGTATTAAGTTTGCCAAATACTTAAGGTATGCCAGAATAATACCTATATTGACATACACATAGCCTAAATCTGCTAAGCCAGTTGAGATGAGTGCATCAGCTGTCCAtcatcaaaagaaaagttagtaactttcacaaaatttaattgaggATAAAGAATTGTTGTACTTCTTTGGATTGATAGAATCGTGTGGGTATGTTTTCCAATTTATACGAACACATATTTACCATGTGCCGGATACAAACCAACATGAAACCATTGATGCAATAAGGAAAGGCAACCAATAACTCATAAATGGTATTCACAAAGAATCAATACCAACAAAAGTAGATGAACAGAGAAAGCATAAAAAGAATACCAGTTTCCTTGATCACGGTTTCATTGATATTGCAGGCAAAGAAATTCCAGCTGTTCCACCTGCCCACATATTGTACAATatt
Above is a window of Prunus persica cultivar Lovell chromosome G2, Prunus_persica_NCBIv2, whole genome shotgun sequence DNA encoding:
- the LOC18787190 gene encoding alpha-galactosidase 3, with the translated sequence MLCSFPFTDSSQCFKKSQKGNTQKTKTEHSIMAKRKITLSLYTLVLTLSAVSLAFAVRVVPLTQPHEKPTFLRPTFNRIFDTSLYGILQLNNGLAQTPQMGWNSWNFFACNINETVIKETADALISTGLADLGYVYVNIDDCWCQTRNSEGQLVPDPKTFPSGIKALAEYLHRKGLKLGIYSDAGVFTCQVRPGSLYHENDDAKLFASWDVDYLKYDNCYNLGIPPKERYPPMREALNASGRTIFYSICEWGVDDPALWAGKLGNSWRTTDDINDSWASMTTIADLNDKWAAYAGPGGWNDPDMLEVGNGGMSYQEYRAHFSIWALMKAPLLVGCDVRNMTAETFEILSNEEVIAVNQDPLGVQGRKVSVSGTDGCYQVWAGPLSGHRLTVALWNRCSKAKTITVTWEALGLQSSISVSIRDLWEHKEVAVDTVSSFGARVDAHDCRMYIFTPQTPAQKYSLAFT
- the LOC18784644 gene encoding uncharacterized protein LOC18784644, with protein sequence MEDIQEELLPCSSFPSHNPKALSIDVELWMMAEERTQEILWTIQPNVGSEWRRRGLISYIQRLIKGHFGTEVFSFGSVPLKTYLPDGDIDLTAICHQNAEEELAIAVCGVLESQPKDSLFQFKDVRYVRAQVKVVKFTVNNIAADISFNQMAGLCTLCFLEQVDQQIGKDHLFKKSIILIKAWCYYESRILGSHYGLISTYALETLVLFVINLFHASLRGPLEVLQRFLEYYSTFDWDNYCISINGPVAICSLPEIIVAPQIEADELLLSEEFVRSSRDVFSDPIRADEATVHEFPTKHLNIVDPLKDNNNLGRSVSKGNFYRIKSALSLGAQNLREILKLPGESMGAELEKFFVTTIDRNGRGERPDVNAPVCAFGIGRSEESDLWGEYDSYYSSMLYGQAFHRSTHHSAPPSGVCNKTTWNALAWSAQLNWNEFCERATKVYARLPLRHPSASHLSAATIGVGITRKSQGTGTFIPDVTQNYSRYVRPRMRRGRIRESSRHDAMMKSPQNSGQVEASTETHTSENDSRFNLSPEEFPLLPGTESGSPEVHQSGQLILASPPAKEPSHKLGSSGHSPSLSGMPSPVASQQANTHVSYALYIMKKQQELSEVDEETIRMQQFKLDDDEDFPPLNL